The uncultured Desulfuromonas sp. genome has a segment encoding these proteins:
- the fabF gene encoding beta-ketoacyl-ACP synthase II, which produces MRRVVVTGVGAVSSLGTGVDKNWSALTEGQSGIDLITRFDASDLPAQIAGEVKDFEPTDFIDKKEVKKMDLFIQYALAAADMAMADSGLKITDENAERVGVLVGSGLGGLPAIEKYHDVLNKSGYKRVSPFFIPMLIINLAPGQISIRFGAKGPNVSSVSACATGTHSIGDAYHMIKRGDADAMIAGGSESTITPLGVSGFCVMKALSTRNDDPKAASRPFDKDRDGFIMAEGAGIVILEEYESAVKRGAKIYGELCGYGLTSDAHHLTAPAPEGEGAARCMKMAMKGAGVNPEDIDYINAHGTSTPFNDLFETMAIKTALGDHAKSVMVSSTKSMTGHGLGAAGALEAVYCLKAMETGIVPPTINLQNPSEECDLDYVPNTARQADVKVAMSNSLGFGGTNATLLFKKI; this is translated from the coding sequence ATGCGTAGAGTAGTTGTGACAGGTGTTGGTGCAGTTTCTTCACTGGGTACTGGAGTGGATAAAAACTGGTCGGCACTGACCGAGGGGCAATCCGGAATTGATTTAATCACACGTTTTGATGCGTCAGACCTGCCCGCCCAGATTGCCGGTGAGGTTAAAGACTTTGAACCTACTGATTTCATTGATAAAAAAGAGGTCAAGAAGATGGACCTCTTCATTCAATACGCGTTGGCTGCAGCCGATATGGCCATGGCCGATTCCGGTCTGAAGATTACCGATGAAAATGCCGAGCGTGTCGGCGTTCTGGTCGGCTCCGGTTTAGGCGGGCTGCCGGCCATTGAAAAATATCATGATGTTTTGAATAAAAGCGGCTACAAGCGCGTTTCGCCGTTTTTTATTCCGATGTTGATCATCAATCTGGCCCCGGGGCAAATTTCGATTCGTTTTGGTGCCAAGGGCCCCAATGTCTCTTCTGTCAGTGCCTGTGCAACGGGGACGCACTCGATTGGTGACGCCTATCATATGATCAAGCGTGGTGATGCTGATGCCATGATCGCCGGAGGCAGTGAATCGACCATCACGCCTTTAGGCGTTTCCGGTTTCTGTGTCATGAAAGCCCTGTCGACCCGTAATGACGATCCGAAGGCGGCCAGCCGTCCTTTCGACAAAGATCGTGACGGGTTTATCATGGCCGAAGGAGCCGGCATTGTCATTCTTGAGGAGTATGAGTCGGCCGTGAAGCGCGGCGCTAAAATTTACGGTGAACTGTGCGGCTATGGCCTGACCTCGGATGCGCATCACCTGACCGCTCCGGCACCGGAAGGCGAGGGGGCGGCACGCTGTATGAAGATGGCCATGAAGGGGGCCGGCGTTAATCCGGAAGACATCGATTATATTAACGCCCACGGCACATCGACACCGTTTAACGATCTGTTCGAAACCATGGCTATCAAGACCGCTTTAGGGGATCATGCCAAATCCGTTATGGTCAGCTCGACCAAGAGTATGACCGGTCACGGTCTTGGTGCCGCAGGTGCTCTTGAGGCGGTTTACTGCCTCAAGGCGATGGAAACAGGCATTGTGCCGCCGACCATCAACCTGCAAAATCCCTCGGAAGAGTGTGATCTGGATTACGTGCCCAACACGGCGCGTCAGGCTGATGTGAAAGTCGCCATGTCTAATTCGCTGGGTTTTGGCGGCACCAACGCCACCTTGCTGTTCAAAAAAATCTAA
- the rpiB gene encoding ribose 5-phosphate isomerase B, whose product MLLIASDHGGLELKQTLVDYLKQRGIEVKDLGVHAEDSVDYPDYAALVAEPISKHQAEQGILVCGTGIGMSIAANKFPGVRAALAHDEFTAQMAREHNNANILVLGGRVLDPELACRMVTLWYEGDYEGGRHQNRLNKIIQLEANCDADA is encoded by the coding sequence ATGCTACTGATTGCCAGTGACCATGGAGGACTGGAGCTCAAACAGACTCTGGTCGATTATCTTAAACAGCGCGGTATTGAGGTGAAGGACCTTGGTGTCCATGCCGAAGATTCCGTTGATTACCCCGACTATGCCGCTCTGGTGGCTGAGCCGATTTCCAAGCACCAGGCTGAGCAGGGGATTCTGGTGTGCGGCACCGGTATCGGCATGTCGATCGCGGCCAATAAGTTCCCAGGGGTGCGTGCTGCATTGGCTCATGACGAATTTACCGCTCAGATGGCCCGCGAGCACAACAATGCCAATATTCTTGTGCTCGGAGGTCGCGTTCTTGATCCTGAGCTGGCCTGCCGCATGGTCACCTTGTGGTATGAAGGGGATTACGAAGGGGGGCGTCATCAGAATCGGCTGAATAAAATTATTCAGCTCGAAGCCAACTGCGACGCTGACGCATAA
- the glyA gene encoding serine hydroxymethyltransferase, giving the protein MKTLAQFDPEIAQTIQEETERQEYNLEFIASENFVSECVLEAQGSIMTNKYAEGYPGKRYYGGCEVVDVAEQLAIDRAKQLFGADHANVQPHSGSQANMAVYFSACQPGDTVLGMNLAHGGHLTHGSPVNFSGKLYNIVPYGVKKETGTIDYNEVESLALEHKPKLIVVGASAYPRTIDFEAFRQIADKVGAPVMVDMAHIAGLVAAGEHPNPVPHAEFVTTTTHKTLRGPRGGMILCREEFAKKVNSNIFPGSQGGPLMHVIAAKAVAFKEALDPEFTTYAKQVVLNAKALAAGLLERGYNLVSGGTDNHLILVDLSGTETTGKMAEEALEKAGITVNKNAVPFDTRSPFVTSGFRIGTPATTTRGLKEAEMGKVADWIDRALNNIDNEDALAAIRGEVKELCQQYPLYAHRLK; this is encoded by the coding sequence GTGAAGACTCTCGCCCAATTTGATCCTGAAATCGCTCAGACCATCCAGGAAGAAACAGAGCGTCAAGAATATAATCTCGAATTTATCGCTTCGGAAAACTTTGTCAGTGAGTGCGTGCTGGAAGCTCAGGGCTCCATCATGACCAACAAATATGCTGAGGGTTATCCCGGAAAACGTTATTACGGTGGTTGTGAAGTGGTGGACGTGGCCGAGCAACTGGCTATTGACCGTGCCAAGCAGCTGTTTGGTGCCGACCATGCCAATGTTCAGCCTCATTCCGGTTCACAGGCCAACATGGCAGTGTATTTTTCCGCTTGTCAACCGGGCGATACCGTTCTGGGTATGAACCTGGCGCACGGCGGTCACCTGACCCATGGTTCACCGGTCAACTTTTCCGGCAAGCTGTACAATATCGTGCCATACGGTGTCAAAAAGGAAACCGGCACCATTGATTACAATGAAGTCGAGTCGCTGGCGCTGGAGCACAAACCGAAACTGATCGTTGTCGGTGCCAGTGCTTATCCGCGTACCATTGATTTCGAGGCCTTCCGTCAGATTGCCGATAAGGTTGGCGCACCGGTGATGGTCGACATGGCGCACATTGCCGGTTTGGTTGCTGCCGGTGAGCATCCGAACCCGGTGCCTCATGCTGAATTTGTCACGACAACGACCCATAAGACGTTGCGCGGACCGCGTGGCGGCATGATCCTGTGTCGCGAGGAATTTGCCAAAAAAGTCAATAGTAATATCTTCCCCGGCAGCCAGGGGGGGCCGCTGATGCATGTGATCGCTGCTAAGGCTGTTGCCTTTAAGGAAGCGCTTGATCCGGAGTTTACAACCTACGCGAAGCAAGTTGTTCTCAATGCCAAAGCACTGGCTGCAGGGCTGTTGGAGCGTGGCTACAACCTGGTATCGGGTGGTACCGACAACCACCTAATTCTCGTTGATCTCAGTGGTACCGAGACCACCGGCAAGATGGCTGAAGAAGCGTTGGAAAAAGCCGGAATTACCGTTAACAAAAATGCCGTGCCGTTTGATACCCGCTCGCCGTTTGTGACCAGCGGTTTCCGCATCGGTACGCCGGCCACCACCACCCGTGGCCTCAAGGAAGCTGAAATGGGCAAAGTAGCTGACTGGATCGACCGTGCCTTGAACAACATCGACAATGAGGATGCCCTGGCGGCCATTCGTGGTGAAGTTAAAGAGTTGTGCCAACAGTATCCTCTCTATGCCCATCGTCTGAAATAG
- a CDS encoding cytidine/deoxycytidylate deaminase family protein — MTRPSWEDYFMDIARLVASRSTCLRRQVGAVIVKDKNVLTTGYNGTPSGVRHCQETGCLRDKLQVPSGQRHELCRGLHAEQNAIIQAAKHGVNISGGTLYCTNAPCVICAKMLINAGLSRIVYLEGYPDDLAQELLLESGIEVLEHVSSTDQPAQES; from the coding sequence ATGACGCGTCCGTCGTGGGAAGACTATTTTATGGACATTGCCCGCCTGGTGGCCAGCCGTTCGACATGCTTACGGCGCCAGGTCGGTGCGGTGATTGTCAAAGATAAAAATGTTCTGACCACCGGATACAACGGCACTCCGTCCGGGGTGCGCCATTGCCAGGAAACCGGGTGCCTGCGCGATAAGCTGCAGGTGCCCTCCGGGCAACGCCACGAACTGTGTCGCGGATTGCATGCCGAGCAGAATGCCATCATTCAGGCGGCCAAGCACGGCGTTAATATCAGTGGCGGTACCTTGTACTGCACCAACGCACCTTGCGTCATCTGTGCAAAAATGCTCATCAATGCCGGACTGAGCCGTATTGTTTACCTTGAGGGCTATCCGGATGACCTGGCACAGGAATTATTGCTGGAATCGGGGATTGAAGTTCTCGAGCATGTTTCATCGACCGATCAGCCTGCACAGGAGAGCTAG
- the nrdR gene encoding transcriptional regulator NrdR, translating into MKCPFCSCIDTRVVDSRLAKEGNSIRRRRECAECNRRFTTYERVEDILPLVVKKDGRREPFDRQKIISGMQRACEKRPVSIATIEKIVDQMEMEFQESPEREIPASRVGEAVMKALHDLDEVAYVRFASVYRQFKDINEFMQELKDILGNQHDLHRDS; encoded by the coding sequence ATGAAATGTCCGTTTTGTTCCTGTATTGATACGCGTGTTGTTGATTCCCGTTTGGCTAAGGAGGGCAACAGCATTCGGCGTCGGCGTGAGTGTGCGGAATGCAATCGACGTTTTACCACCTATGAGCGCGTTGAAGATATTTTGCCGCTGGTGGTAAAAAAAGATGGCCGTCGAGAGCCTTTTGATCGCCAGAAAATTATTTCCGGCATGCAACGGGCGTGCGAAAAAAGGCCGGTTTCCATCGCGACCATCGAAAAGATCGTTGACCAGATGGAAATGGAATTTCAGGAAAGTCCGGAACGTGAAATTCCTGCCAGCCGAGTCGGTGAAGCCGTCATGAAGGCGCTGCACGATCTTGATGAAGTGGCCTATGTCCGATTCGCCTCGGTGTACCGTCAGTTTAAGGATATCAACGAATTCATGCAGGAACTGAAGGATATCCTTGGTAATCAGCATGATCTCCATCGTGATTCCTGA
- the ribD gene encoding bifunctional diaminohydroxyphosphoribosylaminopyrimidine deaminase/5-amino-6-(5-phosphoribosylamino)uracil reductase RibD, translating to MKTQLKTPEQFMQLALELACEALGRTTPNPPVGAVIVRDGHVVGRGFHPKAGEPHAEVFALRDAAEKARGADVYVTLEPCSHHGRTPPCCEALIAAGVARVFVGLIDPNPKVSGQGVARLRAAGIDVQVGILETECRRLVAPFIKHMISGKPLFILKSAMTLDGRTATRTGHSQWITSPPSREHVHHVRDQVDAIMVGSGTALRDNPRLTTRLTPPGHDPIRIVVDSRLQLPETSHLVRHQSSSPTWVITVPQVDAVKMNALQGYDGVEVITVAATATGQVDLHALATLLGQRDIQSVLVEGGSVLNQSLFAAGLIDRAMIYIAPKILGGNDGLGLFSGQGVDRLEDGLQLRDLRVTCLGDDVLLEGEVYSCSPD from the coding sequence GTGAAGACTCAGCTTAAAACCCCCGAACAATTTATGCAACTGGCGCTGGAGCTTGCGTGTGAGGCGCTTGGTCGAACCACGCCAAATCCACCGGTGGGTGCGGTGATTGTTCGTGACGGTCACGTGGTCGGTCGTGGTTTTCATCCGAAAGCGGGTGAACCGCATGCCGAGGTGTTTGCCTTGCGTGATGCCGCTGAGAAGGCGCGTGGTGCCGATGTTTATGTCACCTTGGAACCTTGCTCCCACCATGGCCGCACTCCGCCCTGTTGTGAGGCGTTGATTGCCGCTGGTGTTGCTCGGGTTTTTGTCGGATTGATCGATCCCAATCCCAAAGTCAGCGGCCAGGGCGTTGCCCGGTTGCGTGCTGCCGGAATCGACGTGCAGGTGGGGATTCTCGAGACGGAGTGCCGTCGACTTGTTGCCCCATTTATCAAACATATGATCAGCGGAAAACCACTGTTCATTCTTAAATCAGCCATGACTCTGGATGGCCGGACAGCCACCCGCACCGGACATTCCCAATGGATTACCAGTCCGCCCAGTCGCGAGCATGTTCATCATGTTCGCGATCAGGTGGATGCGATTATGGTCGGTAGCGGTACGGCACTGCGCGACAACCCGCGCCTGACCACCCGGTTAACTCCGCCCGGGCATGACCCGATTCGTATCGTCGTTGACTCGCGGCTTCAATTGCCCGAAACATCACACCTTGTCCGTCATCAGTCGTCCTCACCAACCTGGGTGATCACCGTGCCGCAAGTGGATGCCGTTAAGATGAACGCCTTGCAAGGCTACGATGGTGTTGAGGTGATCACGGTCGCAGCGACGGCAACCGGGCAGGTGGATCTGCACGCATTGGCGACTCTCCTCGGTCAACGTGATATTCAATCGGTTTTGGTTGAAGGCGGCAGTGTGCTCAATCAAAGTTTGTTTGCGGCCGGACTGATCGATCGGGCGATGATTTACATTGCACCTAAAATACTTGGCGGCAATGACGGTCTCGGTCTGTTCAGTGGTCAGGGTGTTGATCGCCTCGAGGACGGGCTGCAACTGCGAGATTTGCGTGTCACCTGTCTTGGCGACGATGTTCTTTTGGAAGGGGAGGTGTATTCATGTTCACCGGATTGA
- a CDS encoding riboflavin synthase, with protein MFTGLIEDVGTIRELRHGASSVQLTVATALPMDEIALGDSIAVNGICLTVIRHGSGVFVADVSPETLNCTNLGALAPGSQVNLERALQLSGRLGGHLVSGHVDDVATVVERRQDGNAVRFTFRLAAHTLRYVVAKGSITIDGISLTVNDVTEDTFSVAIIPHSLEQTTLKNVQVGGRVNIETDIIARYVEKLLGQGAVAQEGSLTLEHLARNGFM; from the coding sequence ATGTTCACCGGATTGATTGAAGATGTCGGTACGATTCGCGAATTGCGTCACGGTGCTTCGAGTGTCCAGCTGACGGTGGCCACAGCTCTTCCCATGGACGAGATCGCTCTCGGAGACAGCATTGCCGTGAACGGCATTTGTCTAACGGTGATTCGTCACGGCAGCGGTGTTTTTGTTGCGGACGTCTCTCCTGAAACACTTAATTGTACCAATCTCGGTGCCCTGGCTCCCGGTTCTCAGGTGAATCTCGAACGCGCGTTGCAGCTCAGTGGTCGCCTTGGCGGACATCTGGTCAGCGGTCATGTTGATGATGTTGCCACCGTGGTTGAGCGACGCCAAGACGGCAATGCCGTCCGATTTACCTTTCGTCTCGCCGCGCACACATTGCGCTATGTGGTGGCGAAAGGTTCGATTACCATCGACGGCATCAGTTTAACGGTGAATGACGTGACGGAAGACACTTTTTCTGTCGCGATTATTCCGCATAGTTTAGAACAGACAACGTTGAAAAATGTACAAGTGGGTGGACGAGTCAATATCGAAACGGATATTATCGCCCGGTACGTCGAAAAACTTCTTGGTCAGGGTGCCGTTGCACAGGAAGGTTCCCTGACGTTGGAACATTTGGCCCGGAATGGGTTTATGTAA
- a CDS encoding bifunctional 3,4-dihydroxy-2-butanone-4-phosphate synthase/GTP cyclohydrolase II: MPIAKIEAALEDIRQGKMVILVDDEDRENEGDLTMAAEMVTDEAINFMAKEGRGLICLSLTEERADYLDLPLMVTENSSSFGTAFTVSIEARKGVSTGISAADRAQTIRVAIDENSTAHDLARPGHVFPLRARKGGVLVRTGQTEGSVDLARLAGLKPAGVICEIMNDDGTMSRMPQLKEFAEKHDLRIVTVADLVEYRMRKEMLVRRAAETSLPTCFGGDFKAIVYENDVDNAQHVALVKGDIKEDTPVLVRVHSECLTGDVFGSMRCDCGQQLQAAMAQIEEAGTGVVVYMRQEGRGIGLVNKLKAYALQDCGHDTVEANEALGFKADLRDYGIGAQILADLGIRKIRLMTNNPKKIVGLQGYGLEVVERVKIEMPANRVNQRYLLTKKEKMGHLLENL; encoded by the coding sequence GTGCCTATAGCAAAAATTGAAGCGGCGCTTGAAGATATTCGCCAAGGCAAAATGGTTATTCTCGTCGATGACGAAGATCGTGAAAATGAGGGCGATCTGACCATGGCGGCGGAGATGGTCACGGATGAAGCGATCAATTTCATGGCCAAGGAAGGGCGTGGCCTGATCTGTCTCTCCCTGACCGAAGAACGCGCTGATTATCTTGATCTGCCTTTGATGGTGACGGAAAACAGTTCCTCGTTCGGCACGGCATTTACCGTATCCATCGAGGCGCGTAAGGGGGTTTCCACGGGAATCTCCGCCGCGGATCGCGCTCAGACGATTCGTGTTGCTATTGACGAAAATTCAACAGCCCACGATCTTGCCCGTCCCGGTCATGTGTTTCCGCTCCGGGCACGTAAGGGTGGGGTACTGGTGCGTACCGGGCAGACTGAAGGGTCCGTGGATCTGGCACGTCTCGCCGGACTGAAACCGGCCGGCGTCATCTGTGAGATCATGAATGACGACGGCACCATGTCGCGTATGCCGCAACTCAAAGAATTTGCCGAAAAACACGATCTGCGCATTGTCACCGTTGCTGATCTGGTCGAATACCGGATGCGTAAAGAGATGCTGGTGCGACGTGCTGCGGAAACCTCTTTGCCAACCTGTTTCGGTGGCGATTTCAAAGCCATTGTTTATGAAAACGATGTTGATAATGCCCAGCATGTTGCCTTGGTAAAAGGGGACATTAAAGAGGATACTCCGGTTCTGGTGCGGGTTCATTCCGAATGCCTGACCGGTGATGTATTTGGTTCCATGCGCTGCGATTGCGGTCAACAACTGCAGGCGGCCATGGCGCAGATTGAAGAAGCCGGCACCGGGGTGGTTGTGTATATGCGCCAGGAAGGCCGTGGTATCGGTCTGGTCAATAAACTCAAAGCCTATGCGCTGCAGGATTGTGGTCACGATACCGTTGAGGCCAATGAAGCTCTTGGTTTTAAAGCCGATCTGCGTGATTATGGCATTGGTGCCCAGATTCTTGCCGACCTCGGTATCCGCAAGATCAGACTGATGACCAACAATCCGAAAAAAATTGTCGGTCTCCAAGGGTATGGCCTTGAAGTGGTGGAGCGGGTGAAAATCGAAATGCCGGCCAACCGTGTTAACCAGCGCTATCTGCTGACCAAAAAAGAAAAAATGGGGCACCTGCTGGAAAATCTGTAA
- the ribE gene encoding 6,7-dimethyl-8-ribityllumazine synthase, producing the protein MANQLAGQLDAGGKKVAIVVARFNSFICERLVEGAVDAIVRHGGSDDAITIARVPGAFEIPLVAQKMATSGKYDAVICLGAVIRGATPHFDYVSNEVTKGVASVSLATGVPIAFGVLTTDTIEQAVERAGTKAGNKGFEAAVTAIEMINLLKSID; encoded by the coding sequence ATGGCAAATCAATTAGCAGGACAACTGGATGCCGGTGGCAAGAAGGTCGCAATCGTCGTTGCCCGTTTCAACAGTTTTATCTGTGAACGCCTCGTTGAAGGGGCCGTCGACGCCATTGTTCGTCATGGTGGCAGCGATGATGCCATCACCATTGCCCGGGTGCCGGGTGCATTTGAAATTCCCCTGGTCGCTCAGAAAATGGCGACATCCGGTAAGTACGATGCAGTGATTTGCCTGGGTGCGGTGATTCGTGGTGCGACCCCGCACTTTGATTATGTCAGCAATGAGGTCACCAAAGGGGTCGCTTCAGTCAGTCTGGCCACCGGTGTTCCCATCGCTTTCGGCGTTTTGACCACGGACACCATCGAGCAGGCGGTTGAACGGGCGGGAACCAAAGCCGGTAACAAAGGCTTTGAAGCGGCTGTTACCGCCATTGAAATGATCAACCTTTTGAAAAGTATTGATTAA
- the nusB gene encoding transcription antitermination factor NusB, with protein sequence MAQGTRRNGREYALKILYSLYDQEAPLDQVLSDFWGNFRFSNDVLGEPEEPQSPLSDDVIFFAEQLVKGVYEHLEEIDATLLDTSKNWALDRMPRLDLSLMRMACYELLYVEKTPSNVVINEAIEIAKRYGTKDTPAFLNGVLDRIAKRARS encoded by the coding sequence ATGGCACAGGGAACACGACGGAACGGGCGTGAATACGCGCTGAAAATTTTGTACAGTCTCTATGATCAGGAAGCGCCGCTGGATCAGGTGCTCAGTGACTTCTGGGGCAACTTTCGTTTCAGTAATGATGTGTTGGGGGAACCGGAAGAACCGCAGTCACCGTTATCTGATGATGTGATTTTTTTCGCCGAACAACTGGTGAAGGGCGTCTACGAGCATCTCGAAGAGATTGATGCCACGTTGTTGGACACGTCCAAGAACTGGGCTCTGGACCGCATGCCGCGGTTGGATCTGTCCTTGATGCGCATGGCGTGCTACGAACTGCTGTATGTGGAAAAAACGCCGTCCAACGTTGTCATCAACGAAGCCATTGAGATTGCCAAGCGCTACGGGACCAAAGATACGCCGGCGTTTTTGAATGGTGTGCTCGACCGGATCGCCAAACGGGCACGATCTTAA
- a CDS encoding homoserine dehydrogenase has protein sequence MKEIKVGLLGFGTIGTGVVKVIQQNAEVISQRLGAKLTLAAIADRDITTDRGVSVAPAILTDDAENVLTNPDIDVVIELIGGYEPARTFVLKALENGKHVVTANKALLALYGQELLLAAEKNNVSLLFEAAVGGGIPVLSSIRENLCANQFSDVFGILNGTCNYILTRMTENGEDFAGVLSDAQELGYAEADPTFDIEGIDTAHKLSILMTMCFGTWVDFDSIYTEGITRITALDIQYARQFGYQIKLLAIGKQENGMVEARVHPTMIPDSYSLAEVRGVLNAVRLIGDFVGPVTQVGSGAGMDATASAVMGDVMSLSRQMLGESCFLPPSLNYLTKNITTLPIRAMDDITSQYYIRVMVDDRPGVLAKIAATLGDHDISIASMIQPDRELGGCVPIVLMTHDAVESNVRSALDKIDQLDICREASLFIRIENDLA, from the coding sequence ATGAAAGAAATAAAAGTCGGATTGCTGGGGTTCGGAACCATTGGTACCGGAGTCGTGAAGGTCATTCAACAGAATGCCGAGGTGATTTCACAGCGTCTGGGCGCCAAACTGACCCTGGCGGCGATTGCTGACCGCGATATTACGACGGATCGCGGTGTGTCTGTTGCTCCGGCTATTTTGACCGATGATGCCGAAAATGTCCTGACCAATCCGGACATTGACGTGGTGATTGAGCTGATCGGCGGCTATGAACCGGCACGCACTTTTGTGTTAAAAGCCTTGGAAAACGGCAAGCACGTGGTGACGGCAAACAAGGCTTTGCTGGCTCTGTACGGTCAGGAACTGTTGCTGGCAGCGGAAAAAAACAATGTCAGTCTGCTGTTTGAAGCGGCTGTGGGAGGGGGGATTCCGGTCCTTTCCTCGATTCGCGAAAATCTGTGCGCCAACCAGTTCAGTGATGTGTTCGGTATCCTTAACGGCACCTGCAATTATATCCTGACCCGCATGACCGAAAACGGCGAAGACTTTGCTGGTGTCTTGTCCGACGCTCAGGAACTGGGTTACGCTGAAGCGGATCCGACTTTCGATATTGAGGGCATTGATACCGCCCACAAATTGTCGATTCTCATGACCATGTGTTTCGGCACCTGGGTTGATTTCGATTCGATCTACACCGAAGGGATTACCCGGATCACCGCATTGGACATTCAGTATGCCCGTCAGTTCGGTTATCAGATCAAGCTGTTGGCCATTGGCAAACAGGAAAATGGCATGGTCGAGGCCCGCGTCCATCCGACGATGATTCCCGACAGTTATTCTTTGGCGGAAGTGCGCGGCGTGTTGAACGCGGTGCGCCTGATCGGTGACTTTGTCGGCCCGGTCACCCAGGTGGGCAGCGGTGCCGGAATGGATGCTACCGCCAGTGCCGTCATGGGCGATGTCATGAGTCTGTCGCGCCAGATGCTGGGAGAGAGCTGCTTTTTGCCGCCTTCGCTCAACTATCTGACCAAGAATATTACGACGTTGCCGATCCGGGCCATGGACGACATTACCAGCCAATACTACATCCGGGTGATGGTGGATGATCGCCCCGGCGTGCTGGCGAAAATTGCCGCAACTCTGGGAGACCATGACATCAGCATTGCGTCGATGATTCAACCCGACCGGGAATTGGGCGGCTGCGTACCGATTGTTCTGATGACCCATGATGCCGTGGAAAGCAATGTGCGCTCGGCCCTGGATAAAATTGATCAGCTTGATATCTGCCGCGAAGCCAGTCTGTTTATCCGCATTGAAAACGATCTGGCTTAA
- a CDS encoding YfcE family phosphodiesterase encodes MKKIAVLSDTHFNTLAEASALVERLLASCFSDVDAVIHAGDLVHPELGLLFDGLPFYSVQGNMDCAQPGVPTQRILTLESWRIGVVHGWGTKDDLEQRMLDHFVPAHLDCLIYGHTHRPVCRRVGEILVVNPGSAADRRSEPWHSVALLYAGETLDAEIINIDALGEIV; translated from the coding sequence ATGAAGAAAATCGCGGTACTTTCCGACACCCACTTTAACACCTTAGCTGAGGCGTCAGCCCTGGTTGAACGTTTATTGGCGAGCTGTTTTTCCGATGTGGATGCGGTGATTCACGCCGGAGATCTGGTTCATCCGGAGTTGGGTCTGCTGTTTGACGGTCTGCCCTTTTACAGCGTCCAGGGCAATATGGACTGCGCTCAGCCCGGTGTGCCGACGCAGCGCATTCTGACCCTTGAGTCGTGGCGTATCGGCGTGGTGCATGGCTGGGGGACGAAAGATGATCTGGAACAGCGCATGCTGGATCATTTTGTGCCGGCTCATCTTGATTGCCTGATCTACGGCCACACGCATCGTCCGGTCTGTCGTCGGGTGGGAGAGATTCTGGTGGTTAATCCAGGCAGTGCCGCGGATCGTCGCAGTGAACCCTGGCATTCCGTGGCGTTGCTTTATGCCGGTGAAACCCTTGATGCGGAGATTATCAATATTGACGCCTTGGGGGAAATCGTCTAA
- a CDS encoding LapA family protein, with protein sequence MKFVKLFLALVGLALVFIFCKDNDTKVVISFLDYQSPEIYLFLLIMTTFVLGMIAASFANTIKIIQLKRQLKQLQPDDTEQVKETKADKKKDRKARKQEQEKDTKPPVADAPKTVVEEPAPVVAETPAPPETDEVSDAVYEEPAASEPAAEEAPAVIELPQGPMEEPQPEKQPADESQPKQS encoded by the coding sequence ATGAAATTTGTCAAGCTTTTCCTGGCTCTGGTGGGCCTGGCGCTGGTTTTTATCTTCTGTAAAGACAACGATACAAAAGTTGTCATTAGTTTCCTTGATTATCAGTCGCCGGAGATTTATCTTTTTTTGCTGATCATGACCACGTTTGTGCTCGGCATGATCGCGGCCTCGTTCGCCAACACCATTAAGATTATTCAGCTCAAGCGGCAGCTCAAGCAGTTGCAACCTGACGATACTGAGCAGGTCAAGGAGACCAAGGCTGATAAGAAGAAGGATCGTAAAGCCCGTAAGCAGGAGCAGGAAAAAGACACCAAACCGCCTGTTGCTGATGCGCCGAAGACCGTCGTTGAAGAGCCTGCTCCCGTGGTTGCAGAAACACCTGCTCCTCCGGAGACGGACGAGGTGAGTGATGCCGTTTATGAGGAACCTGCCGCCTCAGAGCCAGCTGCCGAGGAAGCACCTGCAGTAATCGAATTGCCTCAGGGACCGATGGAAGAACCTCAGCCTGAAAAACAGCCGGCAGACGAATCGCAACCGAAACAATCTTAA